In Methylobacterium sp. WL1, the sequence CCGCCCCCGGCCTGCCCTCGGGGATCTCCGCACCTGAAACCGTCACGCAGGTCCGCATGCACCCGGTGGAGCGGCGGATGATGCACCGGCGCATGGAGCGCCGGATGATGCACCGGCACATGCACCGCAAGATGATGCATCGCCGGATGATGCGCCGCATGTGATCGCGACGGGCGGGGCCTTCGGGCCCCGCTTTCATGTCCGGCGCGCGTTCGCGTCGGGAGCGCGTTTCCGGCGTTGCTCCACACCCCGCGGATTCCTATCTCGTCACCTGAGAATCGCGCAGTCAGGCGGCCGAAGCGGCAGCCGGCCGATCCGGGAGACCACGATGCCCCCCTCGAACCGACTGTTCGACGACCTCGCCCGCCTGATGACCGACGCGGCCGGCGCCGCCCAGGGCGTGCGCCGCGAGGCCGAGACCGTGGTCAAGGCGCAGGCCGAGCGCCTCGTGCGCGACCTCGACATCGCCTCCCGCGAGGAGCTCGACGTGCTGCGCGACCTCGTGACCAACCTGCGGGCGCAGAACGACGCGCTCACCGCCCGGGTGACCGCCCTCGAGGCCAAATCCGGCACCGCCGCGGCCGGCGTGGCGGGGCTCAGCGAGGCGATCTGAGTCCGCACGGCAACGCTTCTGGCTTTTGCACAGGAAGCGCAGCCGACGATTTCGTTTCCTGTTCACCGAGCGTGACCTGCACTTTGTGTCGCGAGTCACGGCCGGTCTATAGTCAGGCATAGGGTGATTCGACGGCTGCCAGGCGATGTCCGCAGCGCTTTGACAGTCGATCGCGTCACCCCGGCCCGTCTCTGACGGTCGTAGCAAGTTCTCGGAGTGTTCTCACACTCCTTCTCGCGTCCCCGTCACGTCGGGCTGGATCGATTCCGGGCCGTCCCTTTGGATCGTCATGCCGCTTCTCCACGTCGACTTCCACGACCCTGACCGGAACGAGCATCCGCTCGACGTCGTCGAGCGTCTGGCGTCCCTGCGCGACTGGATCTTCGACCGGGCCGAGACCGACGAGATGTCGATCACCAGCCCCGGCCGGTGGACCGACTACCATGTGGCGTTCACCTGGATCGAGGATGTCGAGGCCCTGCACGTGGCCTGCGCCTTCGACCTCAAGGTGCCGGAGCGGCAGCGCACCGAGGTGCTGCGCCTGATCGCGATGATCAACGAGCAGCTCTGGATCGGCCATTTCGACCTGTGGTCGAGCGACAGCGTGGTAATGTTCCGGCACGCGCTGCTGCTGGCGGGCGGCGCGGTGCCGACCCACCCGCAATGCTCCACCATGATGAAGACCGCCGTGGACGCCTGCGAGCGCTACTTCCAGGCGTTCCAGTTCGTGCTCTGGGCCGGCAAGAGCGCCCGCGAGGCGTTGGACGCCGTGCTGTTCGAGACCGAAGGCGAGGCGTGACGGCCGCCCCCGACGCCGCGCGGATGCCGCCCTCCCTGGTCCTGGCCGGGGCCGGCAAGATGGGCGGGGCGATGCTGGCGGGCTGGCTCGAATCCGGCCTCGATCCCCACGCCACCACCATCATCGACCCGGTGCCGTCCCGCGAGATCGCCGAGCTGTGCAGCGCGCGCGGGATCCGGCTGAACCCGGCGGAGGCCGAGCCCGGCGCCGTGCTGGTGCTGGCGATCAAGCCGCAGGGCCTGGAGGCGGCGGCCCCCGGCCTCGACCGGCTGATCGGCCGCGACACGCTGCTTGTGTCGATCCTGGCGGGCAAGACCGTCGCGGATCTGCGCGCCCGGCTGCCCCGGGCCCGGGCCGTGGTGCGGGCCATGCCGAACCTCCCGGCCAGCATCGGCCGGGGCGCCACCGGCGCCTGCGCGAGCCCGGAGGTGACGCCGGCCCAGCGCGACGCGGCCGACGCGCTGTTCTCCGCCAACGGCGCGGTGGCGTGGCTCGCCGACGAGGCCCAGATCGACGCCGTGACCGCCGTGTCGGGCTCCGGACCGGCCTACGTGTTCCTGCTGGCGGAGGCCCTGGCCGAGGCCGGGATCGCCGCCGGGCTCGATCCGGACGTGGCCCGGACCCTGGCGCGGGCCACGGTCTCGGGCGCCGGGGCGCTCCTCGACGCCAGCCCGGCCGAGGCGGCCGAGCTGCGCCGCAACGTCACCTCCCGGGCGGCACCACGGCCGCGGCCCTCGACGTGCTGATGCGGCCGGACGGCCTGGCGCCGCTGATGCGCGAGGCCGTGGCGGCGGCCCGGCGCCGGGCTGCCGAGCTCGCCGGCTGACATCCGTGCGGCATCGCCGCGCGACGGCCCTGCCCATCGCCGCCGCCGTGCCTAGATAGGGGCTCGACGACCGACAGGAGCGGGCGACAGACCCATGACCGAGACCAGAGCCCCGTCGAAGCGTACCCGCAAGGGCGCGAGCACCCCGCAGGACGGTACGGCCCCGGATCAGGCCAGCCAGGCCGGCACGGCGCCGGAGACCTCCGCACAGCCCGAATCGGCGCATCCCGAATCGGCGCAGTCCGGCTCCGCGCCGAAGCCGTCGCCCCGCGAGGCGGCGGTCGAGGCGCTGATGCGGCTCGCCGCCGAGCAGCCGTGGAATGACATCGAGATCGGCGACATCGCCCGGGAGGCGGGTCTGACGCTTGCGGAACTGCGCGACCTGTTCCCGTCGAAGGGTGCGGTGCTCGGCGGCCTGACCCGGATCATCGACCGCAAGGTCCTGGAGGGCGACAGCGCCGGCCTCGAGGAGGAGCCGACCCGCGAGCGCCTGTTCGACGTGCTGATGCGCCGGCTCGACGCGATGACCCCCTACAAGCCGGCGCTCCGCCGGATCGCCTACGCGCTGCGCGGCGAGCCGCTGTCGATGCTGGCGCTCAACAGCGTTATGCTGAACTCGCACCGCTACATGCTGGCGGCGGCCGGGATCGACACCGAGGGGCCGCTGGGCCAGCTCAAGCTCCAGGGCGTTGTGATCGCGTTCGCCCGCGTCACCCAGGTCTGGCTCGACGACGAGGATCCGGCGCTCGCCCGGACGATGGCCAAGCTCGACAAGGAGATCCGCAACGGCGAGCGCCTCATGGAGCGCGCCGAGGATGCCCGTCGGCTGACCGCGCCGTTGCGCGCGCTCGGCCGGTCCCTCCTCGACCGGCGTCCCAGCGCCCGGCGCGCGCCGGACGGCGACGAGACGGATCCCGCGGCGGCGATCTAGCGCCGCGTTGGGCGGGACGTCGCAGAGCGACGCCCCGACCTTGCGGGTTTCATATCGCCCGTGAAAGGCGGAACGCACGCTCCTTCCCTTGCGGGGATGGGCAAGCGCCTCTTTGCAAGCGCTTGCCGCCGGACGCGCCGTACGAAGCCACGCGCGCCGCGTGCTGTGGTGCGTGCGACCAGCGCCTCCACCTCGGGATGGGGTGGAGGGAGGGAATCACCCGACAGCGGAACGAGCGCCCCGCGGCAGGCCGCGCGCCCGCCTCAGGCCGCCTGGATGACCCGCAGGAAGCCGTCGACCTCCTGGCGGACCTTCTGGGATTGCGAGGCCAGCTGGGACGCCGCGTGCAGCACCTGCGTGGCGGCGCTGCCGGTCTCCCCGGAGGAGGCCAGCACCTGGGCCACGTTGGACGAGACGTCGCGGGTGCCGCGGGCGGCCTCGCCGGCGTTGCGCGAGATCTCGCTCGTCGCCGCCGTCTGCTGCACCACCGTCGAGGCGATCGAGCCGCTGATCTCGTTCACCGCCGCGATCGTGCGGGCGATCTGCTCGATCGCGGCGGCAGCCTGATGGGTGGCCGCCTGGATCGCCGCGATCTGGCCGCCGATCTCCTCGGTGGCCTTGGCGGTCTGCCCGGCCAGTTCCTTCACCTCGGCGGCGACCACGGCGAAGCCGCGGCCGGCCTCGCCGGCGCGGGCCGCCTCGATCGTGGCGTTCAAGGCCAGCAGGTTGGTCTGGCCGGCGATCCCCGAGATCGTCGTGACCGCGGCGCCGATCTGCTCGGAGGCGAGCCGCAGGCTGGCCATGGCGGTGTTGGTGGCCTCGGCCTCGTGGGCCGCGTGGCCCGCGACCTCGTTCGAGCGGATCACCTGCCGCTCGATCTCCTGCAGCGACGCGACCATCTGCTCGGCGGCGGCCGCCACGGTCTGGACGTTGGTGGAGGCCTGCTCGGCGGCGGCGCTCGAGGCCACCGCCTGGGTGTTGGTGTCGTCGGCGACCTGGGTCATCGAGCGCGCCGTGGCATCGAGTTCCGTGGCGGCCCCGGTGACGACCTCGAGCGAGGCGGCGACGTTCTGCTGGAAGGCGCGGACCAGCTGGTCGACCCGCTCGGCCCGGCTCAGGCGGGTCGCCTGCTCGGCGGCCTGGGCAGCTTCCAACTCGGCGCGGACGATGGCGTTCTGGCGGAACACGTCCACCGCCTTGGCCATCTCGGCCATCTCGTCCCTGGCCCTCGGCGCCGGAACCTCGACAGCGGTGTCGCCCTCGGCGAGGCGCTTCATCGCGTCGGTCATGCCGGCGACCGGCCGGATGACGCTGCGGGCGATCAGGAAAGCCAGAAGACCACCGACCCCCACGGTCAGGCCGATCAGGCCGATCTGCCCCCGCTGAGCACTCGCCACCGCGGCCGACGTCGTCGCCGAAATCTCGGCGACCTGGGACATCACCCTCGTGCGCGCCGTCTCGGCGTGCTGTTCGATCTTGTCGGCTTGCGACTTGATACCAAGCTCGAAGGTCGCTTTGACGTTGCTCGCCGCGTCGTCATAGGCAGTAACGGTGCCGGCATAGGTATCCAGCGCTTTGGCGATGGCCGTGACCATCGGCATGAGTGTTGCGCCGCCCGTCTCGAACGCCCGCAAGGCGGCGCGGGTCTGCTCGACAGCCTTCGCGAAGACGCCCCGATCCTCCGGACGCAGTCTGATCGTGAGGCGCGCGGCGGCGAGCCGGGTCCGCAGCACGGCGTTCTCGACCGCCTGAACCCGATAGATCAATGCGTCGTCGGCACGGCCGCGCGCCTCGGCGATCAGTGCGTCGGCGAAGCGCGTGAGCTGATCCCCACCCGCAAACATGGCGGTTCTGGTTTCGGTCAACGTCGAGCCGGCCGCCGCGAGTCGCTCCAGTCCCGGCTTCAGGGCCCGCGCCTCGTCGCGGATCTCACCGTAGATCTTGCGCCGCTCTTCACTCGGGGTCGCCACGAGGTGGTTGATGCTCGCGGCCTCGATCGCTTGGCGCATCTGCTCGATCGCGGCGACCTGCGCGGGATCCGACTCGAAGCGGTACTTCTCTGCGGCGCCGGTCAGGCGGAGGGCGAGGTTGCTGATCGCGAGGATCGACCGCGAACCTTGGTCCAGACGAGAGCGCGCGTCGTAATACCCATCGATCGTGCTTTGCTGATGAAGCGAGAAGGCACCTATGCCGGCAGCGATCAGCACAAGCATCGCAAAGCCGGCATAGAGCCGGTGGCGGATTCCCAAGGTCACAGGCGTACAACTTTCATTGATGCGTACCATCGATGGGCACGGCACCCATAAAAGTCAGTCGAATGACATTCATGTGTCAAAATTAATTCGCAAATCACGATAATAGTTAAAAGATAAATTATCAAAATCTGATACTGGCGGGCCAATCATGCTTTGTGATGCGCCCCACATTCTCCAAATGCATGTTCGCCGCGCGCGTGATTTGATAAAAGAAAAATCATTATCTTTCTGATCCGGGCCCTTTCCGAAACGAGATGAAACTTATCGATACATCGAGAACAGCGGGCTGAATTATCTAGTTTCCAAATGCATAGCCAGGAAACTTTACGTGCCAGGTGTCGGCGATAAGCAGACGAACCAGGATGGCACCGGGTCAGCTTTTCGTGGTGACGACCGGTGCATCGCCGGCGCGCTCCCCGGGATCCGGGGGTACGGCACCCGCCCCGGACGACATCCCGACGCGCGGAATGGTGAGCGATTCGACGGGCGGCGGAACCTCCCGACATCCACGCCGCGCTGGGTCAGGCAACAAGTCTCGGGGGTACGGGACTCGCGAATCGGTGGGCGGGATACAGGCCCGTCAGGCCACGCGGTCGGCCAGCGCCTCGCGCATCAGGCTCGCGACCATCCCGTCCTGGAACTGCTCGCGCTGGATGAACAGGGCATCCGGAACCAGCACCGAGGCTTCCTGCGCCGGCGGATCGATCGGGTCGCTGGACAGGACAATGCGCAGGCCCGGGCGCAGGGCCCGCGCCTCGACCGCGAGCTGCGCGCAGCACAGGCCGCCGCCCTGCAGGGCCGCATCCACCACCATCACGTCCACGGGCAGCCCGAGGGCCAGCACCGTCATGGCGTCGACGCCGCGGTCGCAGGCGGTCACCTGATAGCCCAGCATCCGGATCTCGGTGGAGATCTCGTCGCGCCACCGCTTATGGCGGCCGACGACCAGCACTTGGATCCGGTAGCAGACGCCCTGGGGCAGCCTGCCGGAGGCCGTCTCGACGTCGGTTGTGGGCATCGTCCGCACTCGACCTCGCTCTGGCATTGCGATGCACCATGCTATGCCGGGAACCGAGCCCCGCGCAAGTCTGCCGCCGCGAAGACGCCGCATTCGGGGGCGGCACTGCCCAAAGCGCGTGCAGCCTCACGCTTAGGCAGCAGCCCCGGGCGGCGGCGTGCGGTTGACGGCGCCGGGGTCGCGCGCAACACCGGGCCGCCGCGGGACGCCCCGCGCGCTGCCGGAGCTTTGAGTCGATGTCGTCCGCGAAATCCCCGCCCGTCTCTCCGCTGGCGCCGCGCGCTGTGCCGGAGCTGCCGCCGCTCCCGGGCGTGCGGATCGCCACCGCGCAGGCCGGCATCCGCTACAGCGGCCGGACCGACGTGCTCTACGTCGACCTCGCCGCCGGAACCCGCGCGGCCGGCGTGTTCACCCGCTCGAAATGCCCGTCGGCGCCGGTGGATTGGTGCCGCGAGGCCCTGGCCCACGGACCGGCCCGGGCCCTGGTGGTCAATTCGGGCAACGCCAACGCGTTCACGGGCCGGCTCGGCCGGGAGGCGGTGGCCAAGACCGTCCAGATCGCCGCGCAGGCGGCCGGCTGCGGGGACCGGGAGGTCTACGTCGCCTCCACGGGCGTGATCGGCGAGCCGCTGCCGGCCGAGCGCTTCGAGGGCGTGCTGGCCGACTGCGCCGCCCGCGCCACGGACGGCCCGGCCGCCTGGGCCGAGGCCGCCCGGGCGATCATGACCACCGACACCTTCCCCAAGCTCGCGACCCGGACCGCCGAGATCGCGGGCGTGCGCGTCACCATCAACGGCATCGCCAAGGGCGCGGGCATGATCGCCCCCGACATGGCGACCATGCTGGCCTTCGTGTTCACCGACGCCGCCCTGCCGCAGGCCGCCCTCCAGGCGCTGCTGAGCGCGGGCACCAGGACCAGCTTCAACTGCGTGACGGTGGACGGCGACACCTCGAC encodes:
- a CDS encoding accessory factor UbiK family protein; this translates as MPPSNRLFDDLARLMTDAAGAAQGVRREAETVVKAQAERLVRDLDIASREELDVLRDLVTNLRAQNDALTARVTALEAKSGTAAAGVAGLSEAI
- a CDS encoding YbjN domain-containing protein — translated: MPLLHVDFHDPDRNEHPLDVVERLASLRDWIFDRAETDEMSITSPGRWTDYHVAFTWIEDVEALHVACAFDLKVPERQRTEVLRLIAMINEQLWIGHFDLWSSDSVVMFRHALLLAGGAVPTHPQCSTMMKTAVDACERYFQAFQFVLWAGKSAREALDAVLFETEGEA
- a CDS encoding TetR/AcrR family transcriptional regulator — translated: MTETRAPSKRTRKGASTPQDGTAPDQASQAGTAPETSAQPESAHPESAQSGSAPKPSPREAAVEALMRLAAEQPWNDIEIGDIAREAGLTLAELRDLFPSKGAVLGGLTRIIDRKVLEGDSAGLEEEPTRERLFDVLMRRLDAMTPYKPALRRIAYALRGEPLSMLALNSVMLNSHRYMLAAAGIDTEGPLGQLKLQGVVIAFARVTQVWLDDEDPALARTMAKLDKEIRNGERLMERAEDARRLTAPLRALGRSLLDRRPSARRAPDGDETDPAAAI
- a CDS encoding methyl-accepting chemotaxis protein, producing the protein MTLGIRHRLYAGFAMLVLIAAGIGAFSLHQQSTIDGYYDARSRLDQGSRSILAISNLALRLTGAAEKYRFESDPAQVAAIEQMRQAIEAASINHLVATPSEERRKIYGEIRDEARALKPGLERLAAAGSTLTETRTAMFAGGDQLTRFADALIAEARGRADDALIYRVQAVENAVLRTRLAAARLTIRLRPEDRGVFAKAVEQTRAALRAFETGGATLMPMVTAIAKALDTYAGTVTAYDDAASNVKATFELGIKSQADKIEQHAETARTRVMSQVAEISATTSAAVASAQRGQIGLIGLTVGVGGLLAFLIARSVIRPVAGMTDAMKRLAEGDTAVEVPAPRARDEMAEMAKAVDVFRQNAIVRAELEAAQAAEQATRLSRAERVDQLVRAFQQNVAASLEVVTGAATELDATARSMTQVADDTNTQAVASSAAAEQASTNVQTVAAAAEQMVASLQEIERQVIRSNEVAGHAAHEAEATNTAMASLRLASEQIGAAVTTISGIAGQTNLLALNATIEAARAGEAGRGFAVVAAEVKELAGQTAKATEEIGGQIAAIQAATHQAAAAIEQIARTIAAVNEISGSIASTVVQQTAATSEISRNAGEAARGTRDVSSNVAQVLASSGETGSAATQVLHAASQLASQSQKVRQEVDGFLRVIQAA
- a CDS encoding histidine kinase translates to MPTTDVETASGRLPQGVCYRIQVLVVGRHKRWRDEISTEIRMLGYQVTACDRGVDAMTVLALGLPVDVMVVDAALQGGGLCCAQLAVEARALRPGLRIVLSSDPIDPPAQEASVLVPDALFIQREQFQDGMVASLMREALADRVA
- the argJ gene encoding bifunctional glutamate N-acetyltransferase/amino-acid acetyltransferase ArgJ, which codes for MSSAKSPPVSPLAPRAVPELPPLPGVRIATAQAGIRYSGRTDVLYVDLAAGTRAAGVFTRSKCPSAPVDWCREALAHGPARALVVNSGNANAFTGRLGREAVAKTVQIAAQAAGCGDREVYVASTGVIGEPLPAERFEGVLADCAARATDGPAAWAEAARAIMTTDTFPKLATRTAEIAGVRVTINGIAKGAGMIAPDMATMLAFVFTDAALPQAALQALLSAGTRTSFNCVTVDGDTSTSDTLLLFSTAKAGNAEIADAADPRLAGFKAALDGLLIELAQLVAKDGEGARKFVTVRVTGAESDASAHKIAMSIANSPLVKTAVAGEDANWGRVVMAVGKAGEPADRDRLAIWFGDVRVAVQGARDPDYSEDAASAVMREPEIGIRVDLGLGEGQARVWTCDLTKAYIEINGDYRS